One region of Mucilaginibacter gotjawali genomic DNA includes:
- a CDS encoding sodium:solute symporter, translating into MSASLILFIILAYFGLLMVISRLTSRHNKANSFFDGDKSSPWFLVAFGMIGSGISAVSLVSIPGNVGNNNLFYFQFILGTIVGYLFIAFVLTPIYYKLKLVSIYTYLNIRFGNVTYKTGSLFFLVSQSFGAALRLLLSIKILQYAFFDSLHIPYFFTIIIVLILIWLYTNKSGIKTIVWTDALQSLFLITVMIVSIVTIKNSLGLSVGGMASTIVHHPYAKLFDWDAHSGSNFFKQFISGLLITVALVGLDQSMMQKTLTINNVKGAKRNVLAFSFFIAGAQTLFLGLGVLLYIFVERHGIKLDRADGQIVNTDGLYPFLTLHYFGQIGAIAFFIGVIASTFASIDACIAALTTAFSYDFMDIENQPVEQRKKIKNRVLLGVNVVMFFIVMAFWSSQGAIINTIFKIAGYTYGPILGLYLTGLFSKIQLTEKFVPIACVGAALVTWGLNVFFISEFQFDFGFMNILVNAVLTILFLVLIKKKNHVAA; encoded by the coding sequence ATGAGTGCATCTTTAATTCTTTTCATTATCCTCGCTTATTTCGGCCTGTTAATGGTCATTTCCAGGCTAACATCCCGGCATAATAAGGCAAACAGTTTTTTTGATGGCGATAAATCTTCCCCCTGGTTTTTGGTGGCCTTCGGGATGATCGGTTCGGGTATTTCGGCGGTTTCGCTGGTTTCAATTCCCGGCAATGTTGGCAATAACAACCTGTTTTATTTTCAATTTATCCTGGGCACTATTGTTGGCTACTTGTTTATCGCATTTGTGCTCACGCCTATTTATTACAAGCTAAAACTGGTTTCTATCTATACTTATTTAAACATCCGCTTTGGCAATGTTACCTATAAAACCGGCTCGCTGTTTTTCCTCGTATCACAAAGCTTTGGGGCGGCGCTACGGTTGTTGTTGTCCATTAAAATTCTGCAATATGCTTTTTTCGACAGCCTGCACATTCCTTATTTTTTTACTATCATTATTGTATTGATCCTTATCTGGCTATACACCAATAAATCTGGTATTAAAACCATTGTATGGACCGATGCCCTGCAATCGCTGTTTTTAATTACGGTGATGATCGTTTCCATCGTCACCATCAAAAATTCGCTGGGCCTTTCTGTTGGCGGTATGGCGAGCACTATCGTTCATCACCCTTACGCCAAACTTTTTGACTGGGATGCGCATTCAGGCTCCAACTTTTTTAAACAGTTTATCTCGGGATTGCTCATAACTGTTGCCCTGGTGGGCCTCGATCAGAGTATGATGCAAAAAACATTAACCATCAACAACGTAAAAGGCGCCAAACGAAACGTATTGGCCTTCAGTTTTTTTATAGCCGGCGCGCAAACCCTGTTTTTGGGCCTGGGCGTATTGCTTTATATTTTTGTGGAAAGGCATGGCATCAAACTCGACCGGGCCGACGGGCAAATTGTTAACACCGACGGCCTGTACCCATTTTTAACGCTGCATTATTTCGGGCAGATAGGAGCGATTGCCTTTTTCATCGGGGTTATCGCTTCTACTTTTGCCAGTATCGATGCCTGTATTGCCGCCTTAACCACCGCCTTCAGCTATGATTTTATGGATATTGAAAACCAACCGGTTGAGCAGAGAAAGAAAATCAAAAACCGGGTGCTGCTTGGTGTTAACGTGGTAATGTTTTTTATTGTGATGGCTTTCTGGAGCAGTCAGGGCGCCATTATTAACACCATTTTTAAAATAGCCGGTTATACCTACGGGCCGATATTGGGACTGTATTTAACGGGCCTGTTCTCCAAGATCCAGTTAACTGAAAAATTTGTACCGATAGCCTGCGTGGGTGCCGCGCTGGTTACCTGGGGACTGAATGTATTTTTTATCAGTGAATTTCAATTTGATTTCGGTTTCATGAATATCCTGGTAAATGCTGTGCTGACTATTTTATTTTTGGTATTGATAAAAAAGAAGAATCATGTCGCAGCCTGA